A single Marinitoga aeolica DNA region contains:
- the pseI gene encoding pseudaminic acid synthase: MESFKIKNKEIGGTSPVFIIAEMSGNHLQKYENAEKLVVEAAKSGADAIKLQTYTPDTITLNVDNEYFRIKQGTIWDGRTLYDLYKEAYTPWEWQPKLKKVAEDLGLICFSTPFDKTAVDFLEDMNVELYKIASFEITDIPLIEYVAKKGKPIILSTGIAELSDIELALKTIRNIGNNKIALLKCTSAYPAPIEEANLKTISNMMETFDVISGLSDHTEGIVAPITAVALGAKIIEKHMCLDRSLGGPDAKFSLEPEEFREMVNAVRNAEKAIGKVSYELTEKQKSGREFSKSIFVSKDIKKGEIFTKENIKVVRPGYGLHPKYYNYILGKKSLMDIKRGTPMRLDMLKIEGGNL; the protein is encoded by the coding sequence ATGGAATCCTTTAAAATAAAAAATAAAGAAATAGGTGGTACTTCACCCGTATTTATAATTGCAGAAATGTCGGGGAATCATTTACAAAAATATGAAAACGCTGAAAAACTTGTAGTAGAGGCTGCAAAATCTGGAGCGGATGCAATTAAATTACAAACATACACTCCAGATACTATAACATTAAATGTTGATAATGAATATTTTAGAATAAAGCAAGGAACAATTTGGGATGGAAGAACATTATATGATTTATACAAAGAAGCATATACTCCGTGGGAATGGCAACCCAAATTAAAAAAAGTAGCAGAAGATTTAGGATTAATATGTTTTTCAACTCCATTTGATAAAACAGCAGTTGATTTTTTGGAAGATATGAATGTTGAATTATATAAAATTGCATCATTTGAAATTACAGATATTCCATTAATAGAATATGTTGCTAAAAAAGGAAAACCTATAATATTATCTACAGGAATTGCAGAATTATCTGATATAGAGTTAGCGTTAAAAACAATAAGAAATATAGGAAATAATAAAATAGCATTATTAAAGTGTACTAGTGCATATCCTGCCCCTATAGAAGAAGCTAATTTAAAAACTATATCAAATATGATGGAAACTTTTGATGTGATATCAGGATTATCAGATCATACAGAAGGTATCGTTGCACCTATTACAGCAGTGGCACTAGGGGCAAAAATAATAGAAAAACACATGTGTTTAGATAGGAGTCTAGGAGGACCTGATGCTAAATTTTCTTTAGAACCTGAAGAATTTAGAGAAATGGTAAATGCTGTTAGAAATGCTGAAAAAGCTATTGGTAAAGTATCATATGAATTAACAGAAAAACAAAAAAGCGGAAGGGAGTTCTCCAAATCTATATTTGTATCGAAAGATATAAAAAAAGGTGAAATTTTTACAAAAGAAAATATTAAGGTAGTTAGACCTGGATATGGTTTACATCCCAAATATTATAATTATATTTTAGGGAAAAAATCTTTGATGGATATAAAAAGAGGTACACCTATGAGATTAGACATGTTAAAAATAGAAGGTGGAAATTTATGA
- a CDS encoding GNAT family N-acetyltransferase, with translation MIKVNENIILKPISEKDTEFIIESRNEKDIYLTSFSNFPFYDFQHRKWLNNASNILDYVIYYNNEKSGRINISNIDFQNQKGEYGIFIIKKYRGLGIAFKASKTLIDFTFSNLNINKIYLKVFSDNIKAIRLYEKLGFEKEGVLKKEIYKNGEFKDVIIMAIFKEKWMKENENSI, from the coding sequence ATGATAAAAGTAAATGAAAATATAATATTAAAACCTATAAGTGAAAAGGATACGGAGTTTATAATTGAATCTAGAAACGAAAAGGATATTTACTTAACTTCATTTTCTAACTTTCCTTTTTATGATTTTCAACATAGAAAATGGCTTAATAATGCATCAAATATTTTAGATTATGTAATATATTATAATAATGAGAAGTCTGGGAGAATTAATATTTCTAATATAGATTTTCAAAATCAAAAAGGAGAGTATGGAATATTTATTATAAAAAAATATAGGGGATTAGGAATAGCTTTTAAAGCATCAAAAACATTAATTGACTTTACTTTTTCTAATTTAAATATAAATAAAATATATTTAAAAGTTTTTTCCGATAACATTAAAGCAATTAGATTATACGAAAAATTAGGATTTGAAAAAGAAGGCGTTTTAAAAAAGGAAATATATAAAAATGGAGAATTTAAAGATGTAATAATAATGGCAATTTTCAAAGAGAAATGGATGAAAGAAAATGAAAATAGTATTTAG
- a CDS encoding PseG/SpsG family protein, with translation MKIVFRTNGGKSIGLGHVFRCISLAKAIRVINPNARIVFISNDETKELITKNDFEYVNSENFSDINSIHKENPDLIVFDSYLANNNYLVKLKKISKLAIFDDNNDIYDSSIPDIIINGNIHAFNLKYDENPKKLLGPKYLVMKEEYWNNDSKSSKKCVNNNILITTGGSDPNKLMIKFVEALSDIDINKKIIIGPMYEEKYIEIIKNKINDSFDLIYKPLFLKDYIDNSDIVITSAGSTIYEVLTLKKTPIIYTIAKNQELIAKELEKFGVINFGNYKNIDFEKLGDFINEIASSIKLYSNKIQNLSDLYDGKGALRVAKTILEEFL, from the coding sequence ATGAAAATAGTATTTAGAACAAATGGTGGAAAAAGTATAGGCCTTGGGCATGTATTCAGATGTATATCATTAGCTAAAGCAATAAGGGTGATTAATCCAAATGCAAGGATTGTTTTTATCTCAAATGATGAAACAAAAGAATTAATAACAAAAAATGATTTTGAATATGTTAATTCAGAGAATTTTTCAGATATAAATTCAATACATAAAGAAAACCCAGATTTAATTGTTTTTGATTCATATCTTGCAAATAATAATTATTTAGTGAAATTAAAGAAAATATCAAAATTAGCGATTTTTGATGATAATAATGATATATATGATAGTTCTATACCAGATATAATAATAAATGGAAATATACATGCTTTTAATTTAAAATATGATGAAAATCCAAAAAAATTATTAGGACCTAAGTATTTAGTAATGAAAGAAGAATATTGGAATAACGATTCTAAAAGCTCAAAAAAATGTGTAAATAATAATATATTAATTACTACAGGTGGAAGTGATCCAAATAAATTAATGATTAAATTTGTTGAAGCTTTGAGCGATATTGATATAAATAAAAAAATTATAATAGGTCCTATGTATGAAGAAAAATATATTGAAATAATAAAAAATAAAATTAATGATTCTTTTGATTTAATATATAAACCATTATTTCTAAAGGATTATATTGATAATTCAGATATAGTAATTACATCAGCTGGTTCAACAATTTATGAAGTGTTAACTTTGAAAAAAACACCTATAATATATACTATAGCTAAAAATCAAGAATTAATAGCTAAAGAATTAGAAAAATTTGGAGTTATTAATTTTGGAAATTATAAGAATATAGATTTTGAAAAATTAGGAGATTTTATTAATGAAATTGCTAGTAGTATAAAGTTATATTCCAATAAAATACAAAATTTATCTGATTTATATGATGGAAAAGGAGCTTTGAGAGTTGCAAAAACAATATTGGAGGAATTTTTATGA
- the pseF gene encoding pseudaminic acid cytidylyltransferase, whose amino-acid sequence MKNLAIIPARGGSKRIPRKNIKKFYGKPIISYSIEAAIKSNIFDEIMVSTEDGEIAEIAKSYGAKIPFLRSKDNSNDYATLVDVCLEVIEEYEKNDVFFDYACCILPTAPLINYENIIKAYKLLSEKNFDSVITVTEYSFPIQRSFKLKNNKLEMNWPENMMKRSQDLEKTYHDAGQFIFFKIEELKKQKVLYMKNMGGIILSNIEVQDIDNEIDWKLAELKYELLKKYLDGDENKSDNK is encoded by the coding sequence ATGAAAAATTTAGCAATAATACCAGCAAGAGGTGGAAGTAAAAGAATTCCTAGAAAAAACATAAAAAAATTTTATGGAAAACCAATTATTTCTTATTCAATTGAGGCAGCTATAAAAAGTAATATTTTTGATGAAATAATGGTTTCAACAGAAGATGGGGAAATTGCTGAAATAGCAAAAAGTTATGGAGCAAAAATTCCTTTTTTAAGAAGCAAAGATAATTCTAATGATTATGCAACATTAGTGGATGTTTGTTTGGAGGTAATTGAGGAATATGAAAAAAACGATGTTTTTTTTGATTATGCTTGTTGTATATTACCAACAGCACCTTTAATTAATTATGAAAATATAATAAAAGCATATAAATTACTAAGCGAAAAGAATTTTGATTCTGTAATAACAGTTACAGAATATAGTTTTCCAATCCAGAGATCATTTAAATTAAAAAATAATAAATTGGAAATGAATTGGCCAGAAAATATGATGAAAAGATCCCAAGATTTAGAAAAAACATATCATGATGCTGGGCAATTTATTTTTTTTAAAATTGAAGAATTAAAAAAACAAAAAGTATTATATATGAAAAATATGGGTGGGATAATTTTAAGTAATATAGAAGTTCAGGATATTGATAATGAAATAGATTGGAAATTAGCAGAGTTAAAATATGAATTGTTAAAAAAATATCTGGATGGTGATGAAAATAAATCAGATAATAAATAA